Within Puntigrus tetrazona isolate hp1 chromosome 17, ASM1883169v1, whole genome shotgun sequence, the genomic segment TGCACcatgttttttctcttctgctcatctataccacatttatttaatatatttatttttcaggattctttgatgaatagaaataaaaaaaacagcattcaaaCTGTTGTAATATCAGAAACGTTTTTTACTCTCACTTTTGAGCAATTTAATGTAtcctttattacatttttattttttttcaaacaaacaaaacatttcaaatgaatcatcTCTCAATCACCCAAAGCAGAACAGAAGAGAAAGGTATATGGCCTGACTTTGGTCTTAAAAGAAGAAACCTTGTTGAGAGAAAAGATGACGAAAACATTGATGTCACAGATACAGTAAATTGGTGTTTGtgatatattacaatttttgcCGTATAGACTACAAAACACaactttttaatgtgtttcacTCGCTTTAAAGAAGCAAATAAAATCTAAGTGGGATCGAGATGAATCGTTCGGGCGGTGCTGATGTTTAGAGAATATTCTTCTGTTCTCAGGCAGAAATCACTCTCACTGCTCAGCGTCTCTGCTCAAGgggattttttttgcataatcttTGGTttgtaaatgatatatttttattcacaaatcaACATGGTCTAACACAGTTTTATTgttaacagaaaaaatatgGCAGTGCTGTACCACAGTAGAAGcgaacaaatgtttttctttctttatagaGAATAACATCAATAACACAAACTAAgttatttaagtgtttattgTAGTCAAGTTGTATGTACGAATAAAAAATTACTTCTTTTCAGAAAATTAATACAGCAGTATTTGAAGGAAAAGACAATAGAGTGCAGAGTGATGacaattaatgtgtgtgtgtgtgtgtgtgagagagagagagagagagagagagagagagagagagagagagagagagagagagagagagagagagagcatgggTGTGTAGAAAGTACGAATGAAGTTTCGTGTAGAGTTCATCTCTAACCCTGATCTTCAGGagacaggtgtgtttgatcactCGACAGGAAACGACCACGAACGCTTCCGCCCAGTTACTATGACAACAGCGTGTTTCCTGCGGTTTCCGAGCGACAAACATATACAAACAGCATGGATTCCTCTACACCCGCGCTTCTGAAGCTCAGAGTcgaaaacagaaagagaaacgtGTTCGTGACGCAGCTCGAGGAGCACAGGTAACGTTTCCGCTGTTCACGAGCGCTTTACTCTCACTGACGTCACTGATGCTTGCGCTTCTCCGCTGACAGAGAACAGATCGACGAGCAGACCAAACACATCCCTGTCATCAcagaggtgagtgtgtgtgtgtgtgtgtgtgtgcagctgagTCCTCAGCCATCTCCAGGAATCGGCTAGAAACACACGCCTTCAGTCTTTTTTTGACCTTTGATCCCCTAACTCTACCACTCTCTATTCTAACTCGattttatcagtttttatatatgctTCACTTTTTCGAATAagtgccaatttttttttttgatgtgcaCCTGTCTAAACCTCGCTGTCCAAGCCTCGTCTTTAGTGATGCCTTCtggtgtgtaagtgagtgtcaTGTGACCAGTCCTCCAGCGGGGTCCTGCTGACCGGCGTCCAGACGCTGCAGAGCACACTGGTCCTGCAGAAGAGGGGCGAGGTGGAGGCTCTGGAGGAGCAGCTGAAGGAGACACGGCAGGAGGTGCAGGAGAACATGAGAGTCCTCCAGAGGAGACGAGCCCAGCTCCAGCAGAGACAGAGCGAGGTGACCGCTCTTACACCACACACACTGACCTCATTCACTAATCTGCTACGGACAACTCCCTTAAAAGGTTAACAATTACAAATTGGGTTACATCTTaatattctcacacacaccctgAAAACAGATTTCATTGATTTCTTTCATTAAACGCATTGACCGCTCTGTGATACGAGACAccagtgttttagttttaggtGCATAACCTCATCTGCGTTTCCATGCATATTCTTATCCATGTTTAATCTCTTTGacattattgaaatatataaactataaatactGTTAGTAACATACACATTACgcatgttttataataaatatatctagCTGTCcataaaaacagtttgaaatagttgaaatatttagaatagATCAATAGAATTGATCTCATTTGTTTCCACCAGCCAGACAGTATTTGAATTTATGCAGTTTTGCTGAAATGGTGAACCTCTTTTTGCTATTTTAGTGGAATATAGTTAACCGTCTGATCATTTCATCACTGACAAAGTGTTTTAAGTGTTTACCGTTATATAGATACTGtggtattttttataatgttgtggTCGATGCCTTCACACAACATACACCTCTGTGTTTAGATACAGAATAGCACACATGCTTATTAATTCCATAACTGTTTCACTTCCTATTTTGATTAATGTACATGCTTTACTTTTGAAGACTCCCCCCAAGCCATTGTTAAATGTCAGTGTTTCCTGACAAAGATTTGATTTAACAAACAGAATCGTAGTCACTAAACTATTTCTGATTTTATATCTCTTAATATTCTCAGAATGATCTTAAAGTCTGTGGTGGCTgtgctttaaatttaaatgattaaagtcTGTTTTCTGCAGTAGTTCAGGGTTATTTGGACAATTCTCACTAGTGTTCAACAGTTCCCATCATTCACTCAGTTCTTCTCTGATGAAGTGCTTTCTGTCTGCAGTCATAATCAAAGACCGTTTATGAACTAAATCAGCTTCCATGTTCATTCTAGACGTCTGACACTCATTCCACTGAACTACACTGAAATACAAACCAGAGAATACAAACTATGAAAGAAGGAATGAAACATTGCAATGATTGTTTTTTCACTGCAGCCTACAGAAGAATTAACTCCTATAATAATATCTTCACATTATTTTGTAAGACCcatgtatatattacagtatttaggAGCTCAATAGACATAAAATTTGTGAATCACTGAAGTCACTTTCATGATCCCTCAACAATGAGTGATGTCTAAAATGCTTTCTCACGCAGACGAAACAAAGGGCAGCAAAGTTTGAGAAGTTTGTGGAGGAGAACGAGGTAAAGCGCCGGCGTGCACTGAAGAAGTTCCAGATAGAGAGACAGCAGAAAGAAGTGAAGCAAAAGGAGAAAGAAGAGCTCTCCATACAACTCCAGGACTTACAGGCCAGGTAACTTCCTCATACTCCTGCTGCTGTGAGAACACAATGAAATCCACACTTAAACCAAAGGTATtcctaattaattaattaattcctAAGTAATCCTGTTATATCCAGTTATTGTTCAGCTGTGCATTACTCTACTCAACAGGCGGCTGTATTTACAAGAACGAGTGAACAAATACAAGAAATATGAGGAGTTTCTGCTGAAGACTCTGGACTTACTCCCAGACAGTAAGAGCATCTAAACACAGAGACTATTCAGGCTCTTCTCTGGAGTCTCAGTGTCTTGTGTGTGTTGTAGAGTATCTGGGCTTCGGGACAGACCTGGTGACGCCGATCATCAGACGCTACGAGACACTGAGCTTCAGCCGGCAGGACCTCCTGGAGAAGTTATCCCAGCTGATGGAGAAGATGAAGACCAGTCAGAGCCACCTGGAGGCCAGCAGACAGCAGCATAGCACCTTCAGACTGGTGGGTGATGCATGACCAGAACACACAGAGACCTGAACACAGACACCAGAAGACAGAGAGACCAGAACACAGAGAGACCAGAACACAGAGACCTGAACACAGAGACACGAACACAGAGAGACCAAAAGACAGAGAGACCAGAACACAGAGACCTGAACACACAGAGACAAGAATACAATAGATAAGAACACAATAGATAAGAACACAGGGACCAGAGCACACACAGATGATCAGACTGAAGCGTGACAAATTTTTGTTGTTGGAGCAGATGATGAACCAGGAACTGTCAGAGCGGCAGACACAGCTGGATCAACTGAAGGAGAAGAACAAACAGCTGGAGATGACCCTCCACCTGCACCTGGGCCAGTCCAGAGACCAGGTGTGCTGCAAACTCTCACctgagtgtgtttcttcattaggGCACAATATCTGTTCACAGAGGTGCTGAGAAAAATCATTAAAGGGGAAGTATTAAACTCAGAGTAAAGGGGCGGGGCTGAGCTTGATGCTATGTTGATGTCAGCGTTTCATGTCAGTAATAGAAATATTGCAGACTGAATATTATTCTGCCATATTGAAATAgaggtttaaaaatgttaattgccAGATTCAAATAAAGTGTCACTAATTAAAGAAGTATATGTTCACCCTTATACTCTTACAGCAAAAATTAAGATTACGAGTTATGAGCTACAGGGCTTAAAGTTCTCCGGCATGTGACTACACAGAAAAAGACAGTCTACagatattttataaagaaaataaaaagcaagcaGTAACTTTGACATAGTATcctttcaaatgttaaaattgccagtcattgtgttttttgtgtgcagCACTTTGTTCCATTTTGTTGCCTGaaaaagacagaagatcaaactaattcATTAAGGTGTTTTAACATGTGTCATCATTCTGCATTACTATTAGAGTCTGAATCATTGAACTAGCAGCGAATCAAAGTCTTCAGCGGCTCATGATCCAGAGGTGTGTTTGGCAGGTGGAGGAGCTCGGGAGCATCTTGATCGCGGTGAAGAGCCTCGCGGAGCAGTGTCACCTGAGTCACTACGGAGCGCTGGACCTTATGGACACACGCACCATGATGGACATGATCAAGGTGATCGATCCGAGCCGTCCTGCAGCACGTGACCATAAACTCAGTCAACAACACACTTTTCTGTCTTTAAAGGAATTCATCACAGAGAAAGCGGACCTGGAGAGGAGAGCCATGAGACTGATGGACAGCAGTGCTGCGACGGTGAAGAGAAGCACACCGAAGAAGAAGACGCTCCAGACACACACCTCCAGAGCCTCCAACTGACCCACgcctgcatcacacacacattcagctcATTACatctgaccacacacacacacacacacaccaaacactgttcaaatgtttttattcttcaacatgaaaaataactgttttatcaGTAACTCTGTGAAATTATTTCAAGCATGATGATTTAATAAAGTTTCAGTGGAATCACTCTGAAGCTCATTTCTACAACTTTACAAGTTAAATCCATCCAGAGAAGAATCTAGAGGACGTGAGAGAGAGTAAATGCTTTGGGTGAAATCCCAAGTAAAAAACATTGACAGATTAACACGAAACAAGTCATTAAAATGAAGGGAGATGAACGCACAGATTTCCtatgaaggttttttttttccactttagaACTTATGTATGCAACAGTTCTTTAGCTCATAAATAATCAGGTCTGTGCTGGCAGTCATTTACAGATGAACCCCGTGTGCTGATGATTGAAACCACTTTAGAAGAGTGTCATTAGATCCACAGAGAGGTCATGAACCTGGAGACAGCAGCAGAGTCACAGGGCTTTAAGCGTGGCCAGAGCCGAGTCAGCCGAGGCGGGCGGCAGCTGAAGTTTACCCATCTGTGTGGGGTATCTGGTCTTCATCTGGGCGGTGAACACGGGCTGAGACAGGAGATGCTTCAGCTGCTTCTTCAGGCTCCGGACGAGCCTCTGCTGCTCGAGGTCCTCCTCCTGGCTCTTACTGCCTCCTGAAACACAGAAGAGAGCACATGAGATCCAGCTCGGAGCCGAGGAAGAACAGCAGCCGAGCTCGTACCCATCAGCAGCTCATCATCCACGTCCAGCTCCAGCGCCTCGGACGCCTGCCGGACCCACGAGTTGTGCTGCTTCTCACGGCCGTGGAAGTACTCCATCTTCTCGATCTTCCTGGCCAGAGTCACACGCTCCTGCAGGCCACAGAAATTACCGATTAACATCACAGAGAAGGAGACATTATGAGTGCCTTATATCTGAAGAAGCAGCAGAAGATGAACGAAGACCCAAGGATGTGCTCTGATAAATCATTAAGACTTAACACCAGAAATGTTAGCCGTTGATTTCATGGTGAGTTTTGTAAATGAAAGGGGTTTAATGGAGCTCACCGTTAGACATTTAGCAGATGCAGATTGAAAACATTCAGTCGACAAAAGAGCAAGTGATATAACAAGCTACAACGGGTTAGCTAAAGAAGCAAggacttataataataatacgtaaaaataaaacaagacagaatacaaaaataatagagCTGGAGCTTTTTATCGTTGAGTGTGAATGTAAACATTACaatgttttatgtcatttaatagatttatattCCAGCAGTGTGCAGTGACTGATGACAGATGTGAGTAAAAACATGTTCATATCATGGCTGGTTTTCTGCAATGTTGAAagttaaaatagtattttaaattgtcgTTTAAGTTCATTTCAGATAAAATCTTTTCCCGGTATAATCAAGGTCCTGAGGAGAGCCTAACCAGCGCTGAATAGAATTGAGCGTATCGCAGGGACTGAGTGATTCTAGAGTGATTCACAGCTCTGTTCTCTAACTCTTCAGACGCTGGAGCTCTGGGCTGGAGAAGCTCCGGTGTGATCAGCTTTGGCTCATACCTGGATGGCGTTCATGCAGTGGTTCTGGACGGGGAACAGGGGCAGGTCCTCGCTCTTCCCCAGGGTCCTGCAGATCTTTCTGAAGTGGAGCAGGTCCTCGGGGCCAATCAGCAGCAGACTCAGGCCGTCTCTGGCGGCGCGGGCCGTACGTCCGCTGCGGTGAACGTATGTCTCAGACGTACGAGGAACCTGGAGGAAGACACACAGAGCTGCTGAGAGATACATTCAGGCACTTAGCAGACGCTTCTTCTACAAAGACACAAAAGAGGACAACAGAAGCAtccaaaaccaaagaaaagaGGAATGATATGAAGGTGCTGTGACAACACAGTAAACACACCAAGCaagagtttttatatatataatacgtatttatatacacatctatccagtttctcacacacacacaaagatttATTCACGTTTTAATGCCTTGTCAGCATCAAGGCTATTTTATGCCAATATCTgagtaaattacataattaacaaaagattgcaagaaacatttcagGTGTACACtagacaatttattttaataaattaaggtGATTCATTTATACGAGTCTGTTAAACAACTCAGAATAAAACTATTGTCTACAAAGAAAACTAAGAATATGGTAAGAATATGGAAAGATAGTGTTTGTTAGCAGTTAGAAAAAGTGCAATtcctaaaagaaaataaataaaatttatagaaagaaaacaaattgaaCTAGAATAGTGGATTGAGCTGGGCAGGAGGGAACAGGTGCGTGGACAGGTGCGTGGACAGGTGCGTGGAGAGGTGCGTGGACAGGTGCGTGGACAGGTGCGTGGAGAGGTGCGTGGACAGGTGCGTGGACAGGTGCGTGGACAGGTGCGTGGACAGGTGCGTGGACAGGGTGCGTGGAGAGGTGTGCGTGGAGAGGTGCGTGGAGAGGTGCGTGTACCTGATAGTGAATGACGTGCTGGACGCCGGGGATGTCCAGGCCTCGAGCAGCTACGTCTGTGGTCAGCAGCACACAGCTGAGAGGACACACAAACAGCATCAGATGTGGACTTCACACTGACCCACCAACACCTGCCTCTCAGAGTCATAACCGTTATATTTAGAAAGAATATTTTACAAcagaatatttttatgtatacagtTGAGAACAAATGGAAATGCACTATTTCGTTGTGGATcattatatttccatttttaatacactttaaaaagttGATTCAGTTGTTAAAGTTTTGTTAATTCATTCCAGTAGACACATTTTTTGATGATAAATTTGGTtttagtcataaaaaaaaaaacagaacaaaactgaatttatcAATTTAGGGAACAATTTTCAATTCTCAATCCAAGCATATCTTTTTTACACTtacttcttaaaaaaacaccttatatcatcattttgaagtattttcagcagctaaaaaGGTTTCCAGCCATttatctctctcttcctctgtagTGTGTCAGTAGAAAATATCAGCTGACATTTCCAAGCATTTATATGGCCATTAAAGGAAGTATCATCACTGTTCCTGCTGAGGTCACGGTACGACAGCAAAGGTCCTGGATTATCACGCAGGACGGAGAGTATAGTTCATattcatatcagcctagaaaagcTTTTCATCTTCTGTTGGGCTtaatacacaatgtaactacagaagagtcaagttttaagtaagaaaaatatctaaagtctctggtcatttttgagcgtgatgctaacggtctaatcagattcaatgagctacgctaagctacagctaaaagtgctcctccagacccagagatcagagatttaaataaagatattcaCAACAAATGTTGATTTAGTATAGATACACACTTTTTTGACAGCATGCTCATTTCACAGCGCTGCAGCTGTGCAGACGTTCTCCGCTCATCTCCTCACCTGTCCTTCTCGGCGAAGCGCTCCAGGTTCTTCAGACGCTGCTTCTGGTGCATGTTAGCGTGCAGCGTCAGAGGAGCACAGTCCAGGATCAGCAGCAGAGCGCTCAGACGCTTGATGCAGTCGATGCTGTTGGCGAACACCATGGTTCGGCCAGGGTACTGCAGCAGGAAGTAGTACAGGAACAGgtccttgtcctctttggtGCAGCTGATGCGCGTCTCGCTCAGAGTCTCCACCGTGGCCTGTTTGCGCGTCAGGTCGATGACTTTGGGCTTGTCTTTGATGCCCACCTTCTCCATCAGGATCTGCAGTCTGCTGCGCTGCTcgctcctcttcttcttcttctgctggaGACGCATGGGCAGACCGTGCTCCAGCGTCAGCGTGGCCGAGAACACAAAGGTCTGCCTGCTGGGGTTAAACTGGGATGTGCTGAGCATCTCCAGCAGGTTCTCCAGCTCCGCGAAGTGGCCCTTCTCCACCATACGATCAGCCTCGTCGATCACCAGACACCTGAGCACATCACAAAACGTCTTTCACATTATCACAGAAACACTGGGGTGAACGTTTAGATCTAGGatataaacacagaaacacttTAAATTATTGGAGCCACTCAAAACCAGTGTAAACGCAGTAACCCGCTTTCTTTTATCAGAGTAATGTCAGTAAACTCGTCAGAACAGGTAGGTTTTTTTGTCCTCTGATTTCATGCagctattgtttatttaatatttattaaagagTGCACGTGTATACGTGACAGGAACACATAGTTAGTGCAGATTTAAGCACATCTAGACAGAGCAGACGTCCTTTACTACAGAAAGAAGGAAATATAGGCTGTCacagaaaacactaaaaatgtaGAAGTGGTTCAGTCACAATGCTGTATAACTGCATCAGAGGACAATATACAAGCTGTAAGTTTCCCGCTGACATTTTTCAAGCTTTATTTAACATCATGATGGAATTCATTTGATGTCACTACAGGAAAATAACCTGATTTATGAATGAAGTCATGTAATCGCAGCTTGCTTTTATGGTCAGGTAACTGAAGTGCATGTAAACAGGGAAAGCTGTTTTTTGCTCATTGCTCTGTTAGTTTTGATTGCTTTAGTTGCCTCTGCTAAAGactgtgtataaatgtgtgtccTCTGAAACGGAGCGGATCAGTGACGTACCGCAGCTGCCGCAGGTTCTGTAGGTGCGGGTGCTTTTCTCGGATCATCTCCCACAGACGCCCCGGTGTCCCGATCACGATCTCCGGCCGCCGCATCAGAACCCGCTGCTGCTTCTGAGGAGCCATTCCTCCGACCACCACCGCCGTCCGGACCCCTGAGGACCACACGAGCAGGACATGAGCGCCTCTCTGGATTGATTCCTTCTGACTGCAGTGTTTACATGAACGCTAGATAAAGTGATCGGGTTGATCTTCACGTCTTCAAATCAGAATTCATATCTTTGAGTTTCACACGGTTTGCACACAATAACCACTTTCCTACAcgttttctgtatttaaaacagatatacacacacacacatccatttCTGTTCTTTACTCTCATCCAGAAATGACATCCAATCACAAAACATCACTGTCCTGGAAAGGATGGTGTTACTGACTGACCGGTGAAGCGGGCCACGGCGTCGATGTGGTGTTTGACCTGAACGGCCAGCTCTCTGGTGGGAGTGAGGACCAGGCCGAGCAGCGGCTGCTGGGTGTTTGCCTGTGTTTGAGGGGCTGCGACtttcccctcctcctcctctttctcctcctcctctttctctttctcctcctcctcctcctcctctcctctttctcctcctcctcctctctttctcctcctctttctcctcctcctctttctctttctcctcctcctcctctttctcctcctcctcagcaGACTCTCCTCCGTTCTCCTCTCCGTCTCTCAGGTACAGACTCTCCACTCTCTGCTCCGTGTCTTCGGCTCGGCTCGTCTGATCAGACGCTGACGTTCTCCTCCACTCCAGGATGCTGTGGATCATGGGAATCCCGAAACACAGTGTCTTCCCGCTGCctgcagaacagaaacagcCCGAGAATCACGACTGATCTCTCAGAAACAGATAATAAACCTGCACGATCACAACATTTAACTTAACAATAGTGAATAACAAACACGATTAATGCAGTAGAATTTACTACTTAAAACAAATCTTTCagctgatgtatggtttgttaggagaGGTTTGGCCaacattagttatttttatggcagcaaatttacaaaataatttactcaATCAATTGATTTTtagcatgaaagaaaaatcactcATTTTGAGAAGGATATTAAGACATCTTTGGCACTATCTGGTTTACAGGCcagttaaaatttttaattgttccCATTAATGCAAAACAAGCTGCATATAGTGCAAGTCAACAGATTTAACTAACAGAGCGACTAATCTCTGTAAAAATAATGCTGCTGACCTTATTTTTGACTTAAGAAGAACTATTGTTAGTTGCTGAAAACATATTGGCCATCCATGTATACATCTATGAGGTTTAATAACAGCTCTCTTCTTCACTCATATATCTGGTGGATTCTCTCACCGGTCTCGGCCGCTCCCAGGATGTCCAGGCGGTCTCTGATGGCCGGGGGCAGCACCAGGGCCTGGATCGGGGTCGGTGCTGAGAAGCCCAGCGAGCTCAGAGCAGTCAACACCGGCGCTGGGACGAACAGATCCTTCCAGGCCGAGACGTCTGAGCTCTCAGCCTCCGCCGGACGGCTCCAGCTCTTCTTCTGAGACGGAGCAGGCACGGATGCTTCTACGAGCCcttgcttcttcttcttccgcggcttcttcttcttcttcttcttggaGGGTGTGGGTTGTGTGTCTGGAGTCACGTCAGGACTCTCCTCTTCTGAATCCTGCTCTTCTTCCAGCGTCTCCTCCAGATCAGCCTCGTCCTGGGGTTCCTCGTCTGCTTCCagtttcttctgtttcttcttcttctttctatCTGTTTTGTCTTCGTCGTCTTCCTCTTCGgctctcctcttcttcttcttggctGTGCCGCTGAGGGTGAGGGCCTTCTCCGGCTTCACCAGCGAGTAATCGGTCAGCTCCTCGAAGCAGACCAGCCCGTCCAGACCATCCTCAGAGAACAGGCTGGGGTCCACATTCACCGGCTTCCACTGGCCCTTCACCATCACCCCTCTCCTCTTGGACGAGATCAAGCGGGGCTTCTTCACCTTCACCTTCATCTGAAGACAGACAGAACAGAAACTGAGACGCGGTCACTTCACATCTATGACACATTTGAAGATTGAGATATACATCTGAAAGCCGAATACGCTCTGCGTGGATTTATGGTTTGTCAGGACAGGACAATATGTGCTGAGATACTAGAAAAAACCCTTCaaattgtccaaatgaagttcttagcaaatcaaaaataaagcatgtatatatttttgaaaaatagcGTCATAAAACGTGTCTTGACCCAAACCCACATTGTAGTCGTCTGCTACAAGTATGTGCTGCTGTAATTAACGTGTTATAAAGCCTGTAGATGTCTGTATGCATTTCTTAATGATTGTTGTTCATCACTGCAACAGAAGAGGTGCCACAGATACAAAAAGCATTTCCGAAATTACAATAAACCATATTAACTGGTCATACAGACACAATAACACCATTGTCTCATAAAATACACACTATATTTATTACCAGCAGTAGTTTTGATATGTCAGCATAAAGACAATTCCGAAAATAACATGCTATTACTATAACTGTATGCGAAAACAAGGTAATATCAGTGTGTTTATGGCAGTGCGGCGCAGTAAATACACTAAACATCTACAATCAACAAAATAGTCTTAATCAGAGAATAAACTACTACATCAGTCAAATCTCAGTCTGATAACAGGTGACTCGTATCAACAGGTGTACTTCCCAACATTAACTgagtaaataaaagtaactcTAACGTACTGTTCTCCGTGTTTCCTTAAACAGCAGCCGCACATGTACAGCACGAGGACGCGGCCATTACAGACGTGACGTCAGAGAGAAGCCACCAATCACAGGCACTGTTCTCATCACGTGGTAGCGATGGCCTTCGAATCGCTGCTTCTTGCAGTTtggaaacttttattattattattcaaagagCAATAACATACAATATgtcataaagaaataaaagaagaaagacaatatatgcacatgtatgtatgaataacatcaaataaatatattatacaattcGCAAACTTTGACATTTCTCACAGCTCTCTTTTTCACTTCGATACTGtttatatgaattaattattttttttcactattactttaaacattttttgtaaataattactgGCTGGATTAAATACATGAATGAGCTTATAAGAAATTTATAAGATGATAACAGCTctgttgtttaatattatattattattattattattattattattattattattattattattattattattattaggttcgatgaaaaacacatttaccaaCATAAGACTTAATAACATCAAAAGACAGCGAGTCTTTATCAATATCTCTAAACAGCATATATGAGTAGGCTACCTGAAGAAACtgaaccaaaaaacatttttggagcGCGTGTCAAAGTCACGTGACGTCAATAAATCTTTCTGGGAGTGACGTctgcaaaataatatacaatatttc encodes:
- the si:ch1073-416d2.4 gene encoding coiled-coil domain-containing protein 42 homolog isoform X1, which produces MDSSTPALLKLRVENRKRNVFVTQLEEHREQIDEQTKHIPVITESSSGVLLTGVQTLQSTLVLQKRGEVEALEEQLKETRQEVQENMRVLQRRRAQLQQRQSETKQRAAKFEKFVEENEVKRRRALKKFQIERQQKEVKQKEKEELSIQLQDLQARRLYLQERVNKYKKYEEFLLKTLDLLPDKYLGFGTDLVTPIIRRYETLSFSRQDLLEKLSQLMEKMKTSQSHLEASRQQHSTFRLMMNQELSERQTQLDQLKEKNKQLEMTLHLHLGQSRDQVEELGSILIAVKSLAEQCHLSHYGALDLMDTRTMMDMIKVIDPSRPAARDHKLSQQHTFLSLKEFITEKADLERRAMRLMDSSAATVKRSTPKKKTLQTHTSRASN
- the si:ch1073-416d2.4 gene encoding coiled-coil domain-containing protein 42 homolog isoform X2, whose amino-acid sequence is MDSSTPALLKLRVENRKRNVFVTQLEEHREQIDEQTKHIPVITESSSGVLLTGVQTLQSTLVLQKRGEVEALEEQLKETRQEVQENMRVLQRRRAQLQQRQSETKQRAAKFEKFVEENEVKRRRALKKFQIERQQKEVKQKEKEELSIQLQDLQARRLYLQERVNKYKKYEEFLLKTLDLLPDKYLGFGTDLVTPIIRRYETLSFSRQDLLEKLSQLMEKMKTSQSHLEASRQQHSTFRLMMNQELSERQTQLDQLKEKNKQLEMTLHLHLGQSRDQVEELGSILIAVKSLAEQCHLSHYGALDLMDTRTMMDMIKEFITEKADLERRAMRLMDSSAATVKRSTPKKKTLQTHTSRASN
- the ddx24 gene encoding LOW QUALITY PROTEIN: ATP-dependent RNA helicase DDX24 (The sequence of the model RefSeq protein was modified relative to this genomic sequence to represent the inferred CDS: inserted 2 bases in 1 codon) yields the protein MKVKVKKPRLISSKRRGVMVKGQWKPVNVDPSLFSEDGLDGLVCFEELTDYSLVKPEKALTLSGTAKKKKRRAEEEDDEDKTDRKKKKKQKKLEADEEPQDEADLEETLEEEQDSEEESPDVTPDTQPTPSKKKKKKKPRKKKKQGLVEASVPAPSQKKSWSRPAEAESSDVSAWKDLFVPAPVLTALSSLGFSAPTPIQALVLPPAIRDRLDILGAAETGSGKTLCFGIPMIHSILEWRRTSASDQTSRAEDTEQRVESLYLRDGEENGGESAEEEEKEEEEEKEKEEEEKEEEKERXGGGERGEEEEEEEKEKEEEEKEEEEGKVAAPQTQANTQQPLLGLVLTPTRELAVQVKHHIDAVARFTGVRTAVVVGGMAPQKQQRVLMRRPEIVIGTPGRLWEMIREKHPHLQNLRQLRCLVIDEADRMVEKGHFAELENLLEMLSTSQFNPSRQTFVFSATLTLEHGLPMRLQQKKKKRSEQRSRLQILMEKVGIKDKPKVIDLTRKQATVETLSETRISCTKEDKDLFLYYFLLQYPGRTMVFANSIDCIKRLSALLLILDCAPLTLHANMHQKQRLKNLERFAEKDSCVLLTTDVAARGLDIPGVQHVIHYQVPRTSETYVHRSGRTARAARDGLSLLLIGPEDLLHFRKICRTLGKSEDLPLFPVQNHCMNAIQERVTLARKIEKMEYFHGREKQHNSWVRQASEALELDVDDELLMGGSKSQEEDLEQQRLVRSLKKQLKHLLSQPVFTAQMKTRYPTQMGKLQLPPASADSALATLKAL